In Flavobacterium sp. WV_118_3, one DNA window encodes the following:
- a CDS encoding DUF4292 domain-containing protein codes for MKRISIVLTLIVLVSCKSKQNIVTEQGASEKVEVSKIIQGHYANKLDFQTASIRSTVGYDDGKTALSINCDIRIKKDETIMVTARALGLITVAKALITPERVSFYSKDGKYFDGDYRLLSKWLGTDLDFNKVQNLLLGRAIDDLTKAKYNVSIEGEKYKLKTKEGNNIIKEFLFEGANFLLKDQIVSQQNPLRSLEVNYPAYKSYDKATLPLSMNIDAYEKTKVKIEVSYNSISFDEKLNFPYTIPEGYEEIIID; via the coding sequence ATGAAGCGAATCAGTATCGTACTAACCCTGATAGTGTTGGTATCCTGTAAATCCAAACAAAACATTGTGACCGAACAGGGTGCATCCGAGAAAGTGGAAGTTTCGAAGATCATTCAGGGGCACTATGCCAATAAGCTCGATTTTCAAACAGCCAGTATCAGAAGTACGGTCGGCTATGACGACGGAAAAACAGCCTTGTCGATCAACTGTGATATCCGAATTAAAAAAGACGAAACCATTATGGTAACGGCCCGTGCTTTAGGACTGATCACGGTAGCGAAAGCACTGATCACACCCGAAAGAGTCAGTTTTTACAGCAAAGACGGAAAATATTTTGATGGGGATTACCGTTTATTAAGTAAATGGCTGGGAACCGACCTGGATTTTAACAAAGTTCAAAACCTACTGTTGGGAAGAGCAATCGACGATCTGACAAAAGCAAAATACAACGTTTCAATTGAAGGGGAAAAATACAAGCTAAAAACGAAAGAGGGCAACAACATTATCAAAGAGTTTTTGTTTGAAGGCGCCAATTTCCTGCTAAAAGACCAGATTGTTTCGCAACAAAACCCGTTGCGTTCGCTGGAAGTAAATTATCCGGCCTATAAATCCTATGATAAGGCCACATTGCCATTGAGCATGAACATTGATGCTTATGAAAAAACAAAGGTAAAAATCGAGGTGAGCTATAACAGTATTAGTTTCGACGAAAAACTGAATTTTCCGTATACGATTCCGGAAGGCTACGAAGAAATAATTATTGACTAA
- a CDS encoding tetratricopeptide repeat protein codes for MKIKRQLIIFTLLGFLSVPALVSAQQQEPDAIALENDEFQNNFYESLKQKGIENYDKAIQSLYKCLKTQPENPVIHHELGKNFLAQKNYAEAEKSFQKAIDLDPKQRWYWNGLYDVYYETKDFNRSIPVVEKLISFDKKFQDDLVSLYMYTQQFDKALALINEMDITTGLTATLEMYKLQILSDAKFRKPEKENLEQAIKNNPTEESNYIQLIYLYSESNQEDKALEVAKKLEKAIPTSDWAQVSLFKFHLNNREPQKAADAMFRVLKSKKIDSKIKHRVLNEFLIFSNNTNSFKKELAQAVDYLAEDPNVNVSKEIGTFFLEKKKYADAIAYFEKSLERKKDDIGTIELLLQAYTDTGQYDAVTKKAADYLDLFPTHAKLYFFAGMAQNQLKNYKKALELLQTGMDFVVEDRALEINLNIQMGEAYHGLGDEKKKESYFIKADQLLKQKK; via the coding sequence ATGAAAATAAAAAGACAGCTCATAATTTTTACATTGCTTGGGTTTCTGAGTGTTCCGGCATTGGTATCGGCGCAACAACAGGAACCGGATGCTATTGCTTTGGAAAACGACGAATTCCAGAATAACTTCTACGAATCGTTAAAACAAAAAGGAATCGAAAATTATGATAAAGCCATACAGTCGCTTTATAAATGTCTTAAAACCCAACCAGAAAACCCGGTGATTCATCACGAACTCGGAAAAAATTTTCTGGCTCAGAAAAACTATGCCGAAGCCGAAAAATCGTTTCAAAAAGCGATAGACCTGGATCCGAAACAACGTTGGTACTGGAATGGTTTGTATGATGTGTATTACGAAACCAAAGACTTTAACCGTTCGATTCCGGTTGTGGAGAAACTGATCAGTTTTGACAAAAAGTTCCAGGACGATTTGGTGTCTTTATATATGTACACTCAACAATTTGATAAAGCTTTAGCACTGATCAATGAAATGGATATAACCACGGGATTAACAGCAACACTGGAAATGTATAAGCTACAAATCCTGAGTGATGCCAAATTCCGAAAACCGGAAAAAGAAAACCTCGAACAGGCTATTAAAAATAATCCGACCGAGGAAAGCAATTATATTCAGCTGATCTATTTGTATTCCGAAAGCAATCAGGAAGACAAAGCGCTGGAAGTGGCCAAAAAGTTGGAAAAAGCAATACCCACTTCCGATTGGGCGCAGGTAAGTCTTTTTAAATTTCATCTGAATAACAGAGAGCCACAAAAAGCCGCCGATGCGATGTTTCGGGTATTAAAAAGCAAAAAAATCGATTCCAAAATCAAGCATCGGGTACTAAACGAATTCCTGATCTTTTCAAACAACACCAATTCCTTTAAAAAGGAACTGGCACAAGCGGTCGATTACCTCGCGGAAGATCCGAATGTAAACGTATCAAAAGAAATCGGAACCTTTTTTCTGGAAAAAAAGAAATACGCCGATGCGATTGCTTATTTTGAAAAAAGTCTGGAGCGAAAAAAAGATGATATCGGTACGATAGAATTGTTGTTGCAAGCCTACACCGATACCGGACAATATGATGCGGTTACTAAAAAAGCAGCGGATTATCTGGATTTATTTCCAACGCATGCAAAGTTGTACTTTTTTGCAGGCATGGCACAAAATCAACTAAAAAATTATAAAAAAGCCCTTGAGTTATTACAAACAGGAATGGATTTTGTTGTAGAAGACAGAGCCCTGGAAATCAACCTGAATATCCAGATGGGTGAAGCCTACCACGGTTTGGGTGATGAAAAGAAAAAAGAAAGCTATTTTATCAAAGCCGATCAATTGTTAAAACAGAAAAAATAA
- a CDS encoding sugar phosphate nucleotidyltransferase, which yields MKIIVPMAGRGSRLRPHTLTVPKPLIPIAGKPIVHRLVEDIAGVLNQEIEEIAFIIHKDFGDKVPGELIAIAEKLGAKGTIYYQNEPLGTAHAIMCAKESMSGPIVVAYADTLFRADFTLDTTADSVIWVKQVDDPSAFGVVQLNDKNEIVDFVEKPKEFVSDLAIIGIYYFKSGETLRSELQYLLDNNVVKGGEYQLTDGLENMKQKGLKFVPGTVDEWMDCGNKNVTVETNSRMLNFLHNDGETLVSTNIKNENSTIIPPCFIGDDVVLINATVGPNVSLGKGTIVDNSTIKNSLVQTNVTIKNATLDNAMIGNHASFDGNFTSISIGDYSVLE from the coding sequence ATGAAGATAATTGTCCCTATGGCTGGTCGTGGATCACGACTTAGACCGCATACCTTAACAGTACCAAAACCGTTAATTCCGATTGCCGGTAAGCCTATTGTTCACCGATTGGTAGAAGATATTGCCGGGGTTTTAAATCAGGAAATCGAAGAAATAGCATTCATTATTCATAAAGATTTTGGCGACAAAGTGCCGGGCGAATTAATTGCTATTGCTGAAAAATTAGGTGCAAAAGGAACGATTTATTACCAGAACGAACCGTTGGGAACAGCACATGCCATTATGTGCGCCAAAGAAAGTATGTCGGGGCCCATTGTGGTGGCCTACGCCGATACGCTTTTCAGAGCCGACTTTACTTTAGACACCACTGCCGATAGCGTTATCTGGGTAAAACAGGTAGATGATCCGAGTGCTTTTGGTGTCGTACAATTAAACGACAAAAACGAGATTGTTGATTTTGTGGAAAAACCAAAAGAATTTGTTTCCGATCTGGCAATCATCGGTATTTATTATTTTAAAAGTGGTGAAACCCTACGTAGCGAACTACAATATTTATTAGACAATAATGTCGTAAAAGGTGGCGAATACCAGCTAACGGACGGTTTGGAAAACATGAAACAAAAAGGACTGAAGTTCGTTCCGGGTACGGTAGACGAGTGGATGGACTGTGGGAATAAAAATGTAACCGTGGAAACCAACTCCAGAATGTTGAACTTTTTACATAACGACGGAGAAACGCTGGTTTCGACAAACATTAAAAATGAAAACTCAACCATCATTCCACCGTGTTTTATTGGGGATGATGTCGTACTGATTAACGCAACAGTTGGACCAAACGTATCGTTGGGCAAAGGAACAATCGTAGATAACAGTACTATTAAAAATAGTTTGGTACAAACCAATGTCACGATTAAAAATGCAACATTAGACAATGCGATGATCGGGAATCATGCGTCGTTCGATGGTAATTTTACCAGTATCAGCATCGGAGATTATTCCGTTTTAGAATAA
- the dut gene encoding dUTP diphosphatase produces the protein MTIKIINKSQHALPEYETIASAGMDLRANITDPITLNPLERALVKTGLFIELPIGYEAQVRPRSGLAFKKGITVLNSPGTVDADYRGEIGVILVNLSNEPFVIENGERVAQLVIAKHERAEWELVGTLSETVRGEGGFGSTGVK, from the coding sequence ATGACCATAAAAATAATTAATAAATCACAACACGCATTACCCGAATATGAAACAATAGCCTCAGCCGGAATGGATCTGAGAGCCAATATTACCGATCCGATAACGTTAAATCCGCTGGAAAGAGCTTTAGTAAAAACCGGACTTTTTATCGAATTACCGATCGGATATGAAGCGCAGGTACGCCCTCGTAGCGGACTGGCTTTTAAAAAAGGAATTACCGTACTAAACAGTCCGGGAACAGTTGATGCCGATTACCGGGGCGAGATAGGTGTTATTTTAGTAAATTTATCCAACGAGCCGTTTGTTATTGAAAATGGAGAACGTGTGGCTCAATTGGTAATTGCGAAACACGAAAGAGCCGAATGGGAGCTGGTGGGAACACTATCGGAAACCGTAAGAGGTGAAGGCGGATTTGGAAGCACCGGTGTAAAATAA
- a CDS encoding polysaccharide biosynthesis C-terminal domain-containing protein produces MGLYKNLFKQTFIYGVATVLPRMLSFLLVRLHTDLMPKSDYGNVTIVLSWMVFFNVILSYGMETAFFRFYNKEENKKSVIETTTISLFWSSMLFLAMGLLFRSTLAEWADVETQFVTYAIWILVLDALVVIPFSKLRAFQRPIKYAVIKIANVTINVGLNVFFLVFLPKIAKADPDGFISSFYIHDYQVGYIFIANLIASLATLLVFLPDYVRLKWHFNFPLWKNMMDYGLPILFAGLAFGINEHFDKILLGKLLPQNIAKAEVGAYSACYKLGLFMVLFRTAYTLGIEPFFFNHADKKDAPQTYAVVTKYFVIFGSMILLGVVVFADVLKQILVPNSSYWEAMKVVPLIILANFFLGIYTSLSVWYKLIDRTKVGAYISIVGAVVTLVLNYALIPTYSYMGSAIATLAAYGTMMSISYFMGNKYYPIPYDKKRILGYLIVSSVLAGLSFYVPTLHNYYFGVLAILAFGYFIYRNEKDTLLRIMKKKVA; encoded by the coding sequence TTGGGATTATATAAAAACCTATTCAAGCAAACATTTATCTACGGCGTAGCGACGGTACTGCCAAGAATGCTTAGCTTTTTACTGGTTCGCCTTCATACGGACCTGATGCCAAAGAGTGACTATGGAAACGTAACCATTGTCCTTTCGTGGATGGTCTTTTTTAACGTTATCCTTTCGTACGGAATGGAAACCGCTTTTTTCCGTTTTTACAACAAAGAGGAAAACAAAAAAAGCGTTATCGAAACGACTACTATTTCGTTATTCTGGTCGTCTATGTTATTCCTGGCAATGGGATTATTATTCCGGAGTACGCTGGCCGAATGGGCCGATGTGGAAACCCAGTTTGTAACCTATGCCATCTGGATTCTGGTTTTGGATGCTTTGGTTGTGATACCGTTTTCCAAACTCAGAGCGTTCCAGCGACCGATTAAATATGCAGTGATCAAAATAGCCAACGTTACGATTAACGTTGGTCTAAACGTGTTCTTTTTAGTATTCCTTCCTAAAATAGCCAAAGCCGATCCCGACGGATTCATCAGTAGTTTCTATATTCACGATTACCAGGTAGGTTATATTTTTATTGCCAATCTGATTGCGAGTTTAGCGACGCTGTTGGTTTTCCTACCGGATTATGTCCGATTAAAATGGCATTTCAATTTCCCGTTATGGAAAAATATGATGGATTATGGATTACCGATATTATTTGCCGGGCTGGCATTTGGAATCAACGAGCATTTCGATAAAATCCTACTGGGGAAATTATTGCCGCAGAATATTGCCAAAGCAGAAGTTGGCGCTTATTCGGCCTGTTATAAACTAGGCCTTTTTATGGTATTGTTCCGCACGGCGTATACCTTGGGAATTGAACCGTTCTTTTTTAATCATGCCGATAAAAAAGATGCGCCGCAAACTTATGCGGTTGTTACGAAATACTTCGTTATTTTTGGTTCGATGATTTTATTAGGTGTGGTGGTTTTTGCCGATGTACTAAAACAAATCCTGGTTCCAAACAGCAGTTATTGGGAGGCGATGAAAGTCGTACCACTCATTATTCTGGCGAATTTCTTTTTAGGAATTTATACCAGTTTATCCGTTTGGTACAAATTAATTGACCGAACAAAAGTGGGTGCTTATATTTCCATTGTTGGTGCTGTAGTAACATTGGTACTAAATTATGCTTTAATTCCGACCTATAGTTATATGGGATCGGCCATCGCAACACTGGCGGCCTACGGAACTATGATGAGTATTTCCTATTTTATGGGAAATAAATACTATCCGATACCTTATGATAAAAAAAGAATCCTGGGCTATCTGATCGTTTCGTCAGTCCTGGCCGGACTTTCCTTTTATGTTCCGACACTTCACAATTACTATTTTGGGGTATTGGCGATCCTGGCGTTCGGATATTTTATTTACCGAAACGAAAAAGATACCTTATTGCGAATTATGAAGAAAAAAGTTGCCTGA
- the atpG gene encoding ATP synthase F1 subunit gamma, producing MANLKEIRNRITSVSSTMQITSAMKMVSAAKLKKAQDAITAMRPYAEKLTELIQNLSASLEGDAAGKFAEQREVNKVLIVAITSNRGLCGAFNANVIKQVKGLTETYAGKQIDVITVGKKGNDVLRKVNNVVDNQSTLFDALTFENVGALAATLMEKFVAGEYDKIELVYNQFKNAATQIVVTEQFLPLAPIEGTAIASSDYIFEPSKEEIVLTLIPKSLKTQLYKAIRDSFAAEHGARMTAMHKATDNATALRNQLKLTYNKARQAAITNEILEIVGGAEALNN from the coding sequence ATGGCAAATTTAAAGGAAATACGTAATAGGATTACTTCTGTTTCATCTACGATGCAAATTACATCAGCGATGAAAATGGTATCTGCTGCTAAGCTGAAAAAAGCACAGGATGCAATTACAGCAATGCGCCCTTATGCCGAAAAATTAACAGAGTTAATACAAAATTTAAGTGCGTCGTTAGAAGGTGATGCTGCTGGAAAATTTGCAGAACAACGCGAAGTAAATAAAGTATTGATCGTAGCCATTACATCAAACAGAGGACTTTGTGGAGCTTTTAACGCCAATGTGATCAAACAGGTGAAAGGTCTTACTGAGACTTATGCCGGTAAACAAATCGACGTGATTACAGTAGGTAAAAAAGGAAACGATGTTCTTAGAAAAGTGAATAATGTAGTGGACAACCAAAGTACACTTTTCGATGCGTTGACTTTCGAAAATGTAGGAGCTTTGGCAGCAACATTAATGGAAAAATTTGTGGCAGGAGAGTATGATAAAATTGAGTTGGTATACAACCAGTTTAAAAATGCAGCGACTCAGATTGTTGTTACGGAACAATTTTTACCATTAGCACCAATTGAAGGTACAGCTATTGCCTCTTCCGATTACATTTTTGAACCATCAAAAGAAGAAATTGTGTTGACGTTGATACCAAAATCATTAAAAACACAATTATACAAAGCAATCAGAGATTCTTTTGCCGCAGAACATGGAGCGCGTATGACAGCAATGCATAAAGCAACCGATAATGCAACGGCTTTAAGAAACCAGTTAAAGCTTACGTATAACAAAGCACGTCAGGCTGCCATTACAAACGAGATCCTTGAGATCGTTGGTGGAGCGGAAGCTTTGAACAACTAA
- the atpA gene encoding F0F1 ATP synthase subunit alpha, translating to MAEIKPAEISAILKKQLSGFESGATLEEVGTVLQVGDGIARVYGLSNAQYGELVQFENGLEAIVLNLEEDNVGVVLLGPSTGIKEGSTVKRTQRIASLKVGEEMVGRVVNTLGFPIDGKGPIGGDLYEMPLERKAPGVIFRQPVTEPLQTGIKSIDAMIPVGRGQRELVIGDRQTGKTTVCIDTILNQKEFYDAGKPVFCIYVAVGQKASTVAGIAKTLEEKGAMAYTVIVAANASDPAPMQVYAPFAGAAIGEYFRDTGRPALIVYDDLSKQAVAYREVSLLLRRPPGREAYPGDVFYLHSRLLERAAKVIADDSIAKDMNDLPESLRPIVKGGGSLTALPIIETQAGDVSAYIPTNVISITDGQIFLESDLFNSGVRPAINVGISVSRVGGNAQIKSMKKVSGTLKLDQAQFRELEAFAKFGSDLDAVTLNVIEKGRRNVEILKQAVNDPYKVEDQVAIIYAGTKNLLRNVPVDKVKEFEKDYLEFLKAKHKDTLDALKAGKFTDEITDVLEKVAKEVSAKY from the coding sequence ATGGCAGAAATTAAGCCTGCTGAAATTTCAGCAATATTAAAGAAACAATTATCTGGTTTTGAATCAGGAGCCACTCTGGAAGAAGTGGGAACAGTTCTTCAGGTGGGTGACGGTATCGCCCGAGTTTATGGTTTATCTAACGCACAATACGGTGAGTTAGTACAATTCGAAAACGGGTTAGAGGCAATTGTATTGAACCTTGAAGAAGATAATGTAGGTGTGGTATTATTAGGTCCGTCTACTGGAATTAAAGAAGGATCAACAGTAAAAAGAACACAACGTATTGCTTCATTAAAAGTTGGTGAAGAAATGGTAGGTCGTGTTGTAAATACACTAGGTTTCCCAATTGATGGTAAAGGACCAATTGGTGGTGATCTTTATGAGATGCCATTAGAAAGAAAGGCTCCTGGAGTAATCTTCCGTCAGCCGGTAACAGAACCGTTACAAACAGGTATCAAATCAATCGACGCCATGATCCCTGTTGGACGTGGACAAAGGGAGTTGGTAATTGGTGACCGTCAGACTGGTAAAACTACAGTTTGTATCGATACCATCTTAAATCAGAAAGAATTTTACGATGCTGGAAAACCAGTATTCTGTATATATGTAGCTGTTGGACAAAAAGCATCAACAGTTGCGGGAATTGCAAAAACATTAGAAGAAAAAGGAGCGATGGCATATACGGTAATCGTAGCAGCTAATGCTTCCGACCCGGCTCCAATGCAGGTATATGCGCCATTCGCAGGTGCTGCCATCGGAGAGTACTTCCGTGATACAGGTCGTCCGGCGTTAATCGTTTATGATGATTTATCAAAACAAGCGGTTGCTTACCGTGAGGTGTCTTTGTTATTACGTCGTCCACCAGGACGTGAGGCGTATCCTGGAGACGTTTTCTACCTTCACTCAAGATTATTAGAGCGTGCTGCTAAAGTTATTGCTGACGATAGCATCGCTAAAGATATGAATGATTTACCAGAATCATTACGTCCAATCGTTAAAGGTGGAGGATCGTTAACAGCGTTACCAATCATCGAAACACAAGCGGGTGACGTTTCTGCGTATATTCCAACAAACGTAATTTCGATTACAGATGGTCAGATCTTCTTAGAGTCCGATTTATTCAACTCTGGGGTTCGTCCGGCGATCAACGTGGGTATCTCCGTATCTCGTGTAGGGGGTAATGCTCAGATCAAATCGATGAAAAAAGTTTCCGGTACATTAAAATTAGACCAGGCACAATTCCGTGAATTAGAAGCATTCGCGAAATTCGGTTCGGATCTTGATGCCGTTACTTTAAACGTAATCGAAAAAGGTAGACGTAACGTTGAAATCTTAAAACAAGCGGTAAACGATCCGTATAAAGTCGAAGATCAGGTTGCAATTATCTACGCTGGAACGAAAAACTTATTAAGAAACGTTCCGGTTGATAAAGTTAAAGAATTTGAAAAAGATTATTTAGAATTCTTAAAAGCGAAACATAAAGACACTCTTGATGCATTAAAAGCGGGTAAATTCACAGATGAAATTACCGACGTTTTAGAAAAAGTAGCTAAAGAAGTTTCTGCAAAATATTAA
- the atpH gene encoding ATP synthase F1 subunit delta has protein sequence MVMARAAIRYAKAILDIANSNGQAATVNNDMKSIVAAVAESEELKNFLASPVVKGDVKISALSEIFASVQSETKGLFRLLLENKRFEILPEVASQYNALFDEMNGVETAKVTTAFPLTPELEAKVLAKIKEFSNKTITLVNTVDPSILGGFVLRIGDKQYNASIANRLRELKRELSN, from the coding sequence ATCGTTATGGCAAGAGCAGCGATTAGATATGCAAAAGCAATTTTAGATATTGCAAACTCCAATGGCCAGGCGGCTACCGTAAACAACGATATGAAATCGATAGTTGCGGCAGTTGCGGAAAGCGAAGAGTTAAAGAACTTTTTAGCAAGCCCGGTAGTTAAGGGAGATGTTAAGATTTCGGCATTATCAGAAATATTTGCTTCTGTACAGTCAGAAACAAAAGGGTTATTCCGCTTACTTTTAGAAAACAAACGATTTGAGATTTTACCAGAGGTGGCATCACAATATAACGCTTTGTTCGATGAAATGAACGGAGTGGAAACAGCAAAAGTAACGACTGCTTTTCCGCTTACCCCGGAATTGGAAGCAAAAGTTTTAGCGAAAATCAAAGAGTTTTCCAACAAAACCATCACTTTGGTAAACACAGTTGATCCATCTATTTTAGGAGGATTTGTGTTGCGAATTGGTGACAAACAATACAATGCTTCAATAGCAAACCGATTAAGAGAATTAAAAAGAGAACTAAGTAATTAA
- a CDS encoding F0F1 ATP synthase subunit B, which translates to MEKLINDFSFGLFFWQALILLVLILLLVKFAWKPIMESITAREEGIRDAIASAENAKKEMQNLKADNEKLLAEARAERDTMIKEAREIKEKMIADAKEEAQVQGNKMIEQAKATIASEKNAAMVELKNHVSTLSLEIAEKLLKEELANKETQTKLVEKMLDEVKLN; encoded by the coding sequence ATGGAGAAATTAATTAACGATTTTTCATTCGGTTTATTCTTTTGGCAAGCGCTTATCTTATTAGTGTTAATTTTACTTTTGGTTAAATTTGCCTGGAAACCCATCATGGAATCGATCACGGCTCGTGAAGAAGGTATTAGAGACGCTATCGCTTCAGCAGAAAATGCGAAGAAAGAAATGCAAAACCTTAAAGCTGATAACGAAAAGTTGTTAGCTGAAGCTAGAGCAGAAAGAGATACTATGATAAAAGAAGCTCGTGAGATCAAAGAAAAAATGATCGCTGATGCTAAAGAAGAAGCACAGGTACAAGGTAATAAAATGATCGAGCAGGCTAAAGCTACAATTGCAAGCGAAAAGAACGCTGCTATGGTAGAATTGAAAAACCATGTATCGACATTATCATTAGAGATTGCTGAGAAATTATTGAAAGAAGAACTTGCTAACAAAGAAACTCAAACCAAATTGGTTGAGAAAATGTTAGATGAAGTAAAATTAAATTAA
- the atpE gene encoding ATP synthase F0 subunit C, translating into MGSLNLIGAGLVVIGAGLGLGKIGGSAMDAIARQPEAAGKIQTAMIIIAALLEGLAFAALILGK; encoded by the coding sequence ATGGGAAGTCTTAATTTAATCGGAGCTGGTTTAGTAGTAATTGGTGCAGGTTTAGGTTTAGGTAAAATCGGTGGATCTGCTATGGACGCTATTGCTCGTCAGCCAGAAGCTGCTGGAAAAATTCAAACAGCGATGATTATTATCGCTGCTTTATTAGAAGGTTTAGCATTCGCTGCTTTAATCTTAGGAAAATAA
- the atpB gene encoding F0F1 ATP synthase subunit A, whose protein sequence is MVISKKPVRIILATFAGLLSSIAFANPVVDTTHVATAVTHEAHATTEVAHNEASHGDEHATQDPKDKVTAYIEHHLQDSHDFVFFSDEKEGKHYGFSLPVILLDNGLKVFSSSKLHHGEAVAEVDGNFYKLYHGKIYKTDAAGTINYDEHHHPTNVKPLDFSITKNVVSMLFTSILLFLMFTGLARSYKKGAIPTGFGRVLEPLIIFIRDEIAIPNIGEKKYRKYMGYLLTVFFFIWLLNLLGMTPLGINVTGNIAVTVCLALFTYFITQFSANKDYWGHIFWMPGVPVPMKIILMPIEILGTLTKPFALLIRLFANITAGHVVIMSLIAMIFVGKNIYADMPISLGLTLFISVIEILVAFLQAFIFTMLSSLFIGMAVQDHHHDGHGHEEENVII, encoded by the coding sequence ATGGTGATTTCAAAAAAACCTGTCAGAATTATTCTAGCGACTTTTGCAGGGCTATTGTCTTCGATAGCTTTCGCAAACCCGGTAGTAGACACTACACATGTAGCAACAGCAGTAACGCATGAAGCTCATGCAACAACAGAGGTTGCTCACAATGAAGCTTCTCATGGAGACGAGCACGCAACTCAGGATCCAAAAGACAAAGTAACAGCTTACATTGAACACCATTTACAGGATTCGCATGATTTCGTTTTCTTCTCGGATGAGAAAGAAGGAAAACATTATGGATTCTCATTACCGGTTATCTTATTGGATAACGGATTAAAAGTTTTTTCTTCTTCAAAACTACACCACGGAGAAGCAGTAGCTGAAGTAGACGGTAACTTCTACAAATTATACCACGGTAAAATTTACAAAACGGATGCTGCCGGAACAATCAACTACGACGAGCATCATCATCCAACTAACGTAAAACCGTTGGATTTTTCAATCACTAAAAATGTAGTGTCCATGTTGTTTACATCAATCTTATTATTCTTGATGTTTACAGGTTTGGCACGTTCGTATAAAAAAGGAGCTATTCCAACAGGATTCGGAAGAGTATTGGAGCCACTGATTATTTTTATCCGTGACGAAATTGCAATCCCGAACATCGGAGAGAAAAAATACAGAAAATACATGGGTTACCTGTTAACGGTATTCTTCTTTATCTGGTTGTTAAACCTTTTAGGAATGACGCCACTTGGAATTAACGTAACCGGAAACATTGCAGTAACGGTTTGTTTGGCATTGTTCACGTATTTTATCACACAATTCAGTGCGAACAAAGATTATTGGGGGCACATTTTCTGGATGCCGGGTGTACCGGTTCCGATGAAAATCATCTTGATGCCAATCGAGATCCTGGGAACCTTAACAAAACCATTTGCGTTGTTAATCCGTTTGTTTGCAAACATTACAGCAGGTCACGTAGTAATCATGAGTTTGATCGCGATGATCTTCGTAGGAAAAAATATTTATGCGGATATGCCGATCTCTTTAGGATTAACCTTGTTTATCTCGGTAATTGAGATTTTGGTAGCATTCTTACAAGCGTTTATCTTTACCATGTTGTCGTCCTTATTTATTGGTATGGCGGTTCAGGACCACCACCATGACGGACACGGTCACGAGGAAGAAAATGTAATTATTTAA
- a CDS encoding AtpZ/AtpI family protein — MNQQNQDQERKTRNKWLALINIPFQMGIIIFAFAFLGNWLDEKYPNPNDLYVKILTLLGVFIALYNVIRQVNQLNK, encoded by the coding sequence ATGAACCAACAGAATCAGGATCAGGAACGAAAGACACGTAATAAGTGGCTGGCACTAATTAATATCCCGTTTCAGATGGGTATTATTATTTTTGCCTTTGCGTTTTTAGGAAACTGGCTCGATGAAAAATATCCGAACCCTAACGATCTGTATGTAAAAATCCTTACGTTGCTGGGTGTTTTTATAGCGCTATACAATGTAATAAGGCAGGTAAACCAGTTAAATAAATAA